Sequence from the Dehalococcoidia bacterium genome:
CTAAATAGCAGGAAAGCGAGTCAGCTTCTCAACTATTGACGCCCGCCCAGGTATCCCCTACCATGGGCACCGAACGAGGGGAAAGGAGGCGCCATGCCCGAGCCGGCCGCCCAGCAGAAGCCCAAGGTTACCACCGAGCAGGTCATTGAAGCCCTTCGGGAGGTCTATGACCCCGAAATCCCCGTCAACATCTACGACCTGGGCCTGGTCTACGATGTGCAGGTGGACGAGCAGAACCGGGTGTATGTGGCCATGACCC
This genomic interval carries:
- a CDS encoding metal-sulfur cluster assembly factor, with the translated sequence MPEPAAQQKPKVTTEQVIEALREVYDPEIPVNIYDLGLVYDVQVDEQNRVYVAMTLTFPGCGMGPYIAQQAEWRIAEIEGVEDVQVELVWDPPWTPEMIRPEGKKLLGLE